In one Paenibacillus sp. JQZ6Y-1 genomic region, the following are encoded:
- a CDS encoding prolipoprotein diacylglyceryl transferase — translation MEFPVYIHLGSLRIHPHVLFETLSYFIGFRIYLWTRRPSGMSKLVSLQILAGTILGAALGSRLLFWLEDPAATWAQLSQGHLLWGGKTIVGGLLGGLIGVELAKRWAGWKSSTGDDFAYPLMIGMAIGRIGCFLTGLEDRTYGVATTWITGVDFGDGIMRHPTQLYEIVFLLLLAVILYPQYKRSRVLYSSSIAEPSSSIEQPAVSSDSRSDAVPYESGRLFQWFMASYLLFRLLIEYIKPTPHLYWGFNNIQLACIVGILYYGWLLSGRGRGKRLLRRSTAASGAVK, via the coding sequence ATGGAGTTTCCGGTGTATATTCATCTTGGCTCGCTGCGGATTCACCCGCATGTTTTGTTTGAGACGCTATCTTATTTTATCGGATTTCGAATCTATCTGTGGACACGTCGTCCAAGTGGTATGTCCAAGCTCGTCAGCTTGCAGATTCTAGCGGGTACGATTCTAGGTGCGGCGCTTGGTTCCAGATTGTTATTTTGGTTGGAAGATCCAGCAGCGACTTGGGCACAGCTTAGTCAAGGGCATCTGTTATGGGGTGGCAAGACGATTGTTGGCGGTCTGCTCGGTGGATTGATTGGTGTTGAACTCGCCAAGCGCTGGGCAGGATGGAAAAGCTCAACCGGTGATGATTTTGCTTATCCGCTTATGATTGGCATGGCAATTGGGCGAATTGGCTGCTTTTTGACTGGGCTGGAAGATCGTACATATGGAGTGGCAACAACGTGGATCACTGGTGTGGATTTTGGCGATGGAATTATGCGACATCCGACACAGCTGTATGAGATTGTATTTTTGCTGCTGCTGGCGGTGATATTGTATCCGCAATACAAACGAAGTCGCGTGTTATATTCTTCATCTATTGCTGAACCTTCTTCAAGTATAGAGCAACCAGCTGTATCTAGTGATTCCCGATCGGATGCTGTACCTTACGAATCCGGTCGGCTGTTTCAGTGGTTTATGGCTTCGTATTTGCTGTTTCGCCTATTGATCGAATATATCAAGCCAACACCGCATCTGTATTGGGGATTCAACAATATTCAATTGGCGTGCATTGTCGGAATACTATATTACGGTTGGTTGCTAAGCGGAAGAGGCAGAGGGAAACGCCTGCTTCGTCGTTCTACAGCTGCGTCTGGAGCTGTGAAATAA